The Osmia lignaria lignaria isolate PbOS001 chromosome 3, iyOsmLign1, whole genome shotgun sequence genome includes the window aaacattaaaattttaaattacattgtagaaaggaaaggagaaaatggtttttatcattattatgtGGCACTTGTCTTATATATGCTACAAGGACATCTGTCCCTTTATTAATGCCAATTATAAGTAAAGAGAAACAATGGTCCAAACCAGATTCTGGAATAATATTATCCAGTTTCTTTGGGGGTTATACATTAACACAAGTTGCAAGTGGTTATATTAGTGATAAAGTCGGGGGACAGAAGGTGTTATTGGTTTCAGCTTTTGGATGGTCTATGACAACATTCTTTATGCCAGAAATCATAGAATTCTTTTCAAAAAGTGAAGCATCTGTACTATTAGTAGCAATAGTAAGAACAATAAATGGGGCTTTCCAAGGTACCTGTaggaaatttgcaaattaaataacataaacatgtgaaagatatttataaaaattatacattatagGAATGCACTTTCCTAGTATGATTAGTTTGATTAGTCAACGATTACATGAAACAGAGAGAGCATCATTCTTTAGTTTATTGACATCTGGATCTGCTCTTGGGACATTACTCACTGGATCCTTAGGTTCCTACTTACTGGAAAATTATAACTGGATGACAGTCTTTCAAATTTTAGGTAAATTAATATAGTACAAATATTAATATAGTAACAAATAGCCTGAAATATTATTgtgaattttaatacatttaaaattGCTTGAAAATGCGAACgtgtttttaattgtaatatttataattgtaataatatgtGCAGCTCATAAATACAGTgtactaattatatttttattaacaaatttatttacataggaGGTTTGAGCTTGGTATGGACACTTCTATTAAGTTACCATATTCTACCATTTAAGGAAAAAGCAGCTTCTATTAAATCAACTACTAGCTACAGTTTGCCTTGGTTGAAGCTTCTGAAAAAACCTCCATTCTGGTAATCTTTGTGCATGGGGTCAATTTTGAATTCAATTATCTTAAATCACAAAATTTCTGACTCAAATCTAAATGTACAAAAGTATATGTAGTTGtatagattttttaaatataatacaattatgaatatttaaacaAGCTTAATTTTATGTATAAACTATAATTTTCAGGGCATGTGTAATAGGCCATGCTTGCCAAAATAATTGCTTTTTTGTACTGTTGTCGTGGATGCCAGCATATTTCCATGATACATTTCCTGAAATAAAGGTAGGTAATTATTAACTAATACTTCAGCATTCTACTTAATtgtcaatatttttaacaactTCGTTTATTTAGGGTTGGGTTGTAAATATGGTACCATGGTTGTCTATACTACCCTGTACATTTTTGGGCAAAGCACTTTccgaaaaaattataaaagctGGCTACTCTGTTACAGTGACacgtaaaataattgaaacaatatgttttataactgaaatTATAAGTTTATTGCTTCTAGGTATGTATATTATTGTATGAAACAAATAAGcagtgaaattaaattaaaacttatTTCAGCAAATGTGACAACTTTTCAAAGTGCTATAATCTGCCTTGCATTTATAATTGGTGGATCAGGTTTTCATAACAATGCAATTGCTGTAAATCCTTCAGATCTTGCACCCAAGCATTCTGGCAGTGTATTTGGGTTAATGAATACTGTCGGTGCTATACCTGGTAAATAAAGGTACAATTGTATTATTttgaagtaaaaaaaatataatgatgACATTTTTTCAGGATTTCTTGGAGTCTATTTTTCTGGACATATTCTGCACGTAACACATAGTTGGTCtgttgtatttatatttatagcTATAATAGATGCATTaggatgtattatatatttattatttggtTCTGGTCAcgcaattatataaaatattatgaaccAAATTTTTTGTTATCTCTATTGTAAATAATGTCTTTGTTTGAAATTAGTTGTACAAgctgtaaaaatattaacaatagaAAAAACGATATACAAAATGCcatttaatatataaatgtgCGACGCCAACATTACAAGAAGTTTCGAGATTTAGGTGAACATTGCGTtcacattttaataaattaatgggACAGTCATTTTAACttggatattttttattttcctcgattaccttattaattgtaataaaagtatGTGAATAATCTACATAAATAAAGCAAATGTCTCAAATTTCATGTACATGTACTTTTCTATTACATCATTCTGAAAgataattgattattatttgtaaaatggtaactttttattaatcattatacatttttctatagaataaattttagcatgttagataaaatattattatactcTTTGAATTGAAAAGTAGCCAATACGATGATGGGTATCTCTGATTGTCAGTTACATGAAAATACTGCTTGATCATAGACTGGATCAGCAAGTGCCTGATGCCTTTTTTAACGCGAGCATGTGAACGGACCTCGAGACTCAGACTTTTCGATTCGGAAGATTTCGTGAGAATTAACATACGCAGCAGAGACAATTGCAGaggtagaattttattttaaataacgcgATCGTGTGCTTGTTTACGCAAAGTTTTTGATGAACGCGTGGTTTCGTTCGTCGGCGCTTGTCGTTTTCACCGATCGTTCGGTCGCGCCTGCCTCTGCCTGCTGCCGCGAATGTGGATGCTTCACGGTGTGCTGTACTGCTGCTGCCGCCGCTGTGCGTTTGATGTGCTCGCCACGGCTGATTGCCCCCGGATTTTGAAGAGTCTTtcacattcgtgaacgatttggAACTGGTTCGTTATTGTACCAGACCCCGCCGTGATTGTCACTTGATAGCAACACCCGAGGCGCCAAAGCTGTCCGCATCGGCGCTTTCTTCAGCCCAAGTGGTATCAATGTTGTCTGGCAATGGTGTGTAAGGAGAACGTGGTATCATGGTTTGGGAATCTGTCCAGGTAATAGAAATATTAACCACCCATCCTACGTGGTTAAATGCCATATTTTCTTTGTCGAAGATAAATCACTTCGTCTCTCTCATTCCTAACACGCTGTTACGTTTTTCATCATGACCTCCTCATTCTTCTTGGTAAATTTCGAACTAACCAAAAAGAATATTCCACAATTTTTAACTAATTATGTCAGAAACCATGATAAATATCCTAATATTCGAGAAATTGTTGAGATGTTGATTTTTCCTGATGTCTAATACGCTACGTTTTAGACGCgtaatttttctgtttattgCATACAAGTACCATGTATGGTTGTAGCTATATTTGTCTATAATTACtggtatatttaaaatataacaatCAAGTGACAAATACATTTTTTGTATGCTGTcttttgtaaattgtaaaatgtaatatgtacATCATAGATATTATAAATATCAgtatcatttataatttatgttAAAAGTCCATTTTAGCAATactttaaaaagaatattattaaaaatttttcagttcaatataattcaaataagaTGTACACATATCTCAATTAGACATGCAtttgtatattatataaattttaaatattatcttaatatagttttaacaattttagctATAATTGAtgcctttaataatatttaatgaagTAAGTTCAActtgttttataatataatttatgacaaagaattaaattattttatattatattctaaGCATTTACATTACTAATATATTTGTACACTTCAGATTTAAATATAAGcagtaaaaatacaaaaaaagaagatataaaattaacatatttaTAGTTagaataaatcataaaataagTAAGTGACTTCCTTTGTATTAATATTTTGGGCAGCATTTTTGTATACTTTTCAATATATATTGACATTTTATAGCATATTTgttgtttataatatatattttcatatatgtGCAGTTATAAACGCATCGATGTCATGTGCACGTTATTAAACATGTGCCTGCCATTTGAAGTACGATATCTTGGCACTTGTGTGGAGGATATTGGTAAGCGGGATTATAATGACCTCCGTGACACGGAACATCATGCAAATAGCGCCTCTGATCTTGCTGAGTTGACAACTCTAGGCGTGGCAGATAAACGCACACGAAGAAAACTTGCTCTCTATATGGCATTATTACATTCGTGTAATTATGCATGTGCAGTAATCTTGTACAAAAATCTATCAAATTTTGACTACCAAGAGATCTCTAACCTATTAAATGGGACCACCTTTACACCGGATGACCAACCATTAGAAGAGCTGCTCTTATTGTATACGATGGCCCTAAATCATCCAGCGTTTACATATGAGCAGAAAAGTGTCTTCGGTAACATTTACATAAAGCTTCAAGAAGAGGAAGCTCGATTGAATCTCTCAAAGTCAAATTCATCCTTCAAGCAGGCACAAGTATGTGTAAATTTTGATGTAAATGATCAAATATCTACTTTATTatgctaatgatattaaatgtttattatgTACAATAAATGAtatgttttttatttcttctttcttatatttcttttaatttcaaaatataaaaatatatcaattttaattacatttatacAATGTAATTAATGTACTTATTATAATAGCAGAGCTGCACACCATGTATGAACACAAATGAGAGATTGATGGACACAGAGATGCAGAGCAGTTGTATGATGGCTCCTCCACCAATGCAAACTTACCATGGTAATTTATAATACTTAACTTTTACATAATTTATGTGA containing:
- the MFS18 gene encoding major facilitator superfamily transporter 18 isoform X2, encoding MQMQIPLGFSQDEKTNSSWSRKERRKWFLSLLCGTCLIYATRTSVPLLMPIISKEKQWSKPDSGIILSSFFGGYTLTQVASGYISDKVGGQKVLLVSAFGWSMTTFFMPEIIEFFSKSEASVLLVAIVRTINGAFQGMHFPSMISLISQRLHETERASFFSLLTSGSALGTLLTGSLGSYLLENYNWMTVFQILGGLSLVWTLLLSYHILPFKEKAASIKSTTSYSLPWLKLLKKPPFWACVIGHACQNNCFFVLLSWMPAYFHDTFPEIKGWVVNMVPWLSILPCTFLGKALSEKIIKAGYSVTVTRKIIETICFITEIISLLLLANVTTFQSAIICLAFIIGGSGFHNNAIAVNPSDLAPKHSGSVFGLMNTVGAIPGK
- the MFS18 gene encoding major facilitator superfamily transporter 18 isoform X1, whose amino-acid sequence is MQMQIPLGFSQDEKTNSSWSRKERRKWFLSLLCGTCLIYATRTSVPLLMPIISKEKQWSKPDSGIILSSFFGGYTLTQVASGYISDKVGGQKVLLVSAFGWSMTTFFMPEIIEFFSKSEASVLLVAIVRTINGAFQGMHFPSMISLISQRLHETERASFFSLLTSGSALGTLLTGSLGSYLLENYNWMTVFQILGGLSLVWTLLLSYHILPFKEKAASIKSTTSYSLPWLKLLKKPPFWACVIGHACQNNCFFVLLSWMPAYFHDTFPEIKGWVVNMVPWLSILPCTFLGKALSEKIIKAGYSVTVTRKIIETICFITEIISLLLLANVTTFQSAIICLAFIIGGSGFHNNAIAVNPSDLAPKHSGSVFGLMNTVGAIPGFLGVYFSGHILHVTHSWSVVFIFIAIIDALGCIIYLLFGSGHAII
- the MFS18 gene encoding major facilitator superfamily transporter 18 isoform X3, translating into MPIISKEKQWSKPDSGIILSSFFGGYTLTQVASGYISDKVGGQKVLLVSAFGWSMTTFFMPEIIEFFSKSEASVLLVAIVRTINGAFQGMHFPSMISLISQRLHETERASFFSLLTSGSALGTLLTGSLGSYLLENYNWMTVFQILGGLSLVWTLLLSYHILPFKEKAASIKSTTSYSLPWLKLLKKPPFWACVIGHACQNNCFFVLLSWMPAYFHDTFPEIKGWVVNMVPWLSILPCTFLGKALSEKIIKAGYSVTVTRKIIETICFITEIISLLLLANVTTFQSAIICLAFIIGGSGFHNNAIAVNPSDLAPKHSGSVFGLMNTVGAIPGFLGVYFSGHILHVTHSWSVVFIFIAIIDALGCIIYLLFGSGHAII